The Helicoverpa armigera isolate CAAS_96S chromosome 25, ASM3070526v1, whole genome shotgun sequence genome has a window encoding:
- the LOC110377642 gene encoding uncharacterized protein LOC110377642: MAGSKFEGDIQDVTQRQLEYINTVIEQEGFKNSKVKIEPVGAAGDNYVANVKRIIVEGDGGNLSIIAKIAPSSEQIRNNFQSPVVFLNEICMYTKILPKFLQLQKQAGVPEDEQIKFPKYYGSLSEAPNEIILLEDLKVAGYNMLDRFIPLTDYVVRGVLKSLATWHSLSYVLKAKEPGTFNHFRDSLVDYWVHFYELKDNPVVDVLRQVETIAIGILSDYPQYQSIIKDKVNAFMERTVKMKKIEDGNRFSVIQHGDAWTNNIMFQFREDGTLKESMLIDYQIARNASPVSDILYFIFNCTHHEARNEYFNEWLDHYHSELDKSLANFGIKANYVYPRDRLDADLKRYGKLSVGNVIVTNIMTSLKPELASKVKDQMDSSDLSNLLTEEDMDAGTLSALRKRLVGLVDSFNRFGLV; encoded by the exons ATGGCAGGATCTAAGTTCGAAGGTGACATCCAAGATGTTACTCAGCGGCAGTTAGAATACATCAACACTGTGATTGAACAGGAAGGATTCAAAAACAGCAAAGTGAAGATTGAGCCTGTTGGAGCAGCCGGAGACAACTATGTGGCAAATGTAAAGAGAATCATCGTCGAAGGAGATGGTGGCAACTTGTCTATCATCGCCAAAATAGCACCATCATCGGAACAGATACGGAACAACTTCCAAAGCCCAGTTGTGTTCCTCAACGAGATTTGTATGTACACAAAAATCTTGCCAAAATTCCTGCAACTACAGAAGCAAGCCGGTGTGCCAGAGGATGAACAGATTAAATTCCCGAAGTATTATGGATCACTTAGTGAAGCACCCAATGAAATCATTCTGCTGGAAGATCTGAAGGTGGCAGGATATAACATGCTGGACCGATTTATTCCTCTGACTGATTATGTCGTGAGAGGTGTGCTTAAAAGTTTAGCAACATGGCACTCCCTGTCCTATGTGTTGAAAGCCAAAGAACCCGGCACCTTCAATCACTTCAGAGACTCCTTGGTCGATtattgggtacatttctatgaATTAAAAGATAATCCTGTAGTCGACGTCCTCCGTCAAGTCGAAACTATTGCCATTGGTATCCTAAGTGATTATCCACAGTACCAGAGTATTATTAAAGACAAAGTAAATGCTTTTATGGAAAGAACCGTTAAAATGAAGAAAATTGAAGATGGGAACAGATTTTCAGTTATTCAACATGGCGATGCTTGgactaataatattatgttccaGTTTAGAGAG gacGGCACATTAAAAGAGTCAATGTTGATAGACTACCAAATAGCAAGGAATGCGAGCCCAGTGAGTGATATCCTGTACTTCATCTTCAACTGTACTCACCACGAAGCTAGGAACGAGTATTTCAACGAATGGCTGGATCACTACCACTCGGAATTGGACAAATCTTTAGCTAACTTCGGTATAAAGGCTAACTATGTTTATCCTAGAGATCGGTTGGATGCTGACTTAAAGAGGTATGGTAAACTAAGTGTGGGTAACGTTATTGTGACAAATATCATGACGTCATTGAAACCGGAGTTAGCCAGTAAAGTTAAAGATCAGATGGATTCGTCAGATCTGAGTAACTTACTCACGGAAGAGGATATGGATGCTGGAACTCTGTCTGCTCTTAGGAAGAGGCTGGTTGGTCTTGTCGATAGCTTTAATAGATTTGGTCTAGTGTAA